Genomic DNA from Panthera leo isolate Ple1 chromosome E3, P.leo_Ple1_pat1.1, whole genome shotgun sequence:
ACCTCCCGCTCAGGAGGGTCTGTGTTCCCGCCTGAGCCTGGTCTCTTCGCCCCCTGCTTTCAGTTCCGTGATAAAGGATGTCCGGTGACCGCATCAGCCGCACCCGTCCCGGGCCCCTCAAAGCAGCGCTGGTCGCATTACACGGAGGAGCTGAAGTCCGGCAGGCAGCCCCGCAGAGCCCGAGCCGTGGAGAATGGGGTGGGAGCCGGGGGACGGGGACCCTGACCGCGAGGCAAGCACCGTGCGCCGGAACCTGAGGCTCCAGGAGGGCACGTTACCTGGACACGGTCTCTAACGTGGCTCTGTGTTGCCTTTCCAGGGTCCCGAGAGCAGCGCCCCTCCTCCATGAAGCTGCCGTGAAAGCTCCCGGGTGAGAGGGCCCGCGGCCCGTCCGCGAACAGAATGACCAAAACCCGGCTCTTCCGCCTGTGGCTGGTCTTGGGGTCCGTGTTCATGGTCCTCCTGATCATTGTGTACTGGGACAACGTGGGCACGGCCCACTTCTACCTGCACACTTCCTTCCCCAGGCCGCGCCCCACCCCCGCgcagggggcagagaaggagtTCACGGCCGACGTGGACGCGTTTTTGCAGAAGCTGCTTAGCGGCGGCCTGAAGCAGAGCGCCCCCTCCGGTCGAAGGACGGAGCAGCCCTCGGTGCCGGCCTCGGGCAGGCCCGTGCTGAGCAACGCGGAGGAGAGCGTGCGGGGCTACGACTGGTCCGCCCGCGACGCCCAGCAGGGCCCGGACCCCGGCGGGCGGCAGGCCGAGCGGAGGAGCGTGCTCCGGGGGCTCTGCGCCAACGCCAGCTTCGTGTTCCCCACCAAGGAGCGCTCGTTCGACGACATCCCCAACTACGAGCTGAACCACCTGATCGTGGACGACCGCCACGGCGTCATCTACTGCTATGTGCCCAAGGTGGCCTGCACCAACTGGAAACGCGTCATGATCGTGCTGAGCGAGAGCCTCCTGGACCGGGGCGCCCCCTACCGCGACCCGCTGGACATCCCGCGGGAGTACGTCCACAACTCCAGCACCCACCTGACCTTCAACAAGTTCTGGCGCCGCTACGGCAAGTTCTCCCGCCACCTCATGAAGATCAAGCTCAAGAAGTACACCAAGTTCCTGTTCGTGCGCGACCCCTTCGTGCGCCTCATCTCCGCCTTCCGCAGCAAGTTCCAGCTGGAGAACGAGGAGTTCTACCGCAAGTTCGCCGTGCCCATGCTCACCATGTACGCCAACCGCACCGGCCTGCCCTCCTCCGTCAGCGAGGCCTTCAGCGCGGGCCTCAAGGTGTCCTTCGCCAACTTCATCCAGTACCTGCTGGACCCGCGCACCGAGAAGCTGGCGCCCTTCAACGAGCACTGGAGGCAGGTGCACCGGCTCTGCCACCCCTGCCAGATCGACTACGACTTTGTGGGCAAGCTGGAGACGCTGGACCAGGACGCCGCCCAGCTGCTGCGGCTTCTCAAGGTGGACAAGCTCCTGCACTTCCCCCCGAGTTACCGGAACAGGACCGCCAGCAGCTGGGAGGAGGGCTGGTTCGCCCCCATCCCCCTGGCCTGGAGGCAGCAGCTGTACAAACTCTACGAGGCCGATTTCGTCCTGTTCGGCTACCCGAAGCCCGAAAACCTGCTCAGAGACTGAGGGCGGCGGGGACAGTCCCGAACGCCGGAACCAACCGGGCTCACGTCATCTGCCGTCCCACGGCCGTCTTCCTGAGGGAGGAGCGATGGGCTCCCGCGTGGATTTTTTCACGGCCCCGTTTCCCTGCCGGCCCGACACGGCAGGGTTCCCCAGCGCTCCCGTCAACGAGGAGGCTGGAGACCGTCCCTACACTCCAGTTTTTTAAATAACCTACGATTTTGCAATCTAGACGTACCGTTTACTCCACTGCCTATATTCGTTCAGTACTGTGTTAATATTGTTTTCTAAGATTAatatatttgagatatttaaTATGAAAAGCGCAGAAAGAGAGGATGGAGTAAATGTTACACCTGCTTCTTCCGCCTGCTTTCGTGGTTATTCTGGCAGAGCGTGAAACTCGGGTAGAGGAAGGGGGTTTTCGTGGTCACCTTCCACAAAAAGCAGGACCCTGCACTTGAAATCAGGCCTCCCTCGTGTTTATAAAAGGGTAGCAGACAGATCTCCTCAAGCGAGAGCGCCCTTGCCGTGTGATATTTCTGGAAAGGGAAGGCAGTCAGGAAGGGTGTTCTGTTTGCGACCACACTTCCCGGCCGCAGTCACGGAGCAGGGTGGTCATTCCAGCTGTTCCTGTGAGTGTATAAATCCTGGCCGTAAGGATTTGCTGTGACAGGGGTGCTGTGAGGAGTCTGTCCCGAGAATCGATTCCTGACGTCGGCAAGGTGAGGCTTGGGCGACAGATGCGTTGACCTTCCCCCTCCAGGGCGTGACTGACCCTGGGATCCTCTCGCTCGGCGGCCCCGACTTGGGAAAGGTGTCCTGTTGGCTAGTCCGGGAAGGCTCCTGGTTCAGATTTATCTGCAGTTTTGGCCACGACACTGTAGTTGGTGAGAAATTTGCGGTCACTCCGTGGTGTGTGGGACTCACGTTTGACCTTGCGTCCTTGATGTGTAGCGTTTGGTCCCCGGGAGCCGGCAGCGCACTCAGGaggcctgcccccagccctccttgGTGCGCAGCGTCCTTGCTGTTCCTGGTTTCCAGATGGCCCCGGGGGCTCGTCTGAGCACGTGGCCTCCAAGCGCTCACCTCCCAGACTCGGGGCTCCGCCGTGCGACAAGCCACCTGCTCCTCTTTTTATGAAACGGTCAGCAGCAGAGACGCTCGAACTTGGGAGTCCAGCTGTAGAGTAACTGAAGAGCCGTCAGGCACCACGGTGGGGATCTCCTGGGACACCCGTTTGCTCAGTAGTCACCCGTGACACCCAGAGCGCTGGGCTTCAGGGTGGCTCTGCCTTCGGGGAGCCTTGTGATCCTAGGTAGAGATGAGAGTGGGGACCCCCATCCCAGGCCAGTGGGCTGAGTGCCTTCAGGACAAGGCGTCTGGTGATGTGAAGGCGGGCTTCCTGAGGGAGGTGGTGGTTGAGCACGGCCTGAAGGGCAGGGCAGGCTAGGCGGCTGAGCAGTGACATCAGAAGTGCAGGGCGTGTCCACAGACGGCAGGTACTAACTACTGTGACACATTTCTTGTGTCATTTCATGTCCTCTCGGAAGCCACCGCACTCTTCCTGTCCTTTTCTCTAGTGAGGATGCTGTGTAGCAGAGACGAGGCAGGGCCGGGATTTGGAGCCCATGTgcctgactccccccccccccgcccccgccagggATGTGGACGGGTCGTGGGCATAGAGTCTGGTGGCCTTGACTGTCAGGCCCAGTTGAGATTTCACTTAGGCAGCAACGAGCCGTGGAGGTTTCTGGGTAGAGGGATTTGGATGCTTTGGGGTCAGGTGGTGTCGGGCCGAGAGGGGAGGGCGCCGGGAGGCCGGTCAGCAGGCAGCGGGGGCCTCGCCCAGGGATGATGGGGTGACGGGGAGACAGGAGGCGCCCAGGTGACTCGAGGGAGGGTATTGGGAAGAGGCTCCTTCTGACGCCCCATGGGACGGGCACCCCCCCAAGCCAGCCTGCTGCTGATATTCCCACGTGTGACGAGGGACGAGCGGGAAGGAATCAGGAGAGCTTAATGAGGACCTTTCTTCTGACCTGGCAGCTTCCCCCCGCCACACACCGGTTTTTTAATCGTGGTCAAAGACACATACAATTTATCATCTTAGCGGTTTTGTGTCCATTTCAGGGGCGGTAAGCGCGTTCccattgttgtgcagccatcactgcCATCCATCTGCGAGACGTTTTCATCTTCCCAGAGTGAGAGCCCCAGCCCCACCGTCGGCCCCCTGCGTCTGTGTGCGGGACAACTCCAGCGACCTCACAGAGGTGGGGTCACATGTACTTGTGCTTTCGTACCCGGCTCGCGTCACTCAGCATCACGTCCTCGAGGTCCACACGTGTGGTAGCAGGTGCCAACGCGTCCCTCTTCGTTACGGCCCATGCCGTCCCACGGTGTGGATGTGCCACGTCGTATTTATCCGTCACCCATCCGTGGACACGTGAGTCGCTCCCGCCTCTGGGCTGCTGCGAATAACGTtgccatgaacatgggtgtgcaaatatctgtttgagtcactgttttcagttcttctgggtaaatacccagaagaggGATTACTGAGTCATATCTGACCTGGTGGCTTTTTATAAACTGAGCCAGTGTGCAGACACCTGCAGGCTCCATCAGGACCGTTGTTTTGCAGATCATGTTTCCTGGTGTTGGAGGCAAGCTGAAGGATGTCCTGGGAAAACAAGCCAGTGTTTGGATGGTTTCAGATCTCCTTTACGTGTATTGACTACGCTGTGGATTTCAGTCACGTGCTGTAATTTTGAATAATGGATATTCGTCAAAACCAGCCACAGCGTTTAAATAACAACAGTTTGGGGCatctgggggctcagtcgatcaagtgtccaactcttgactttggctcaggtcatgatctcgcggtccgcgggttcaagccccacgtccggctctgtgctgacaatgtggagcctgcttgggattctttctctctctccctctgccttccccctctcgggtcggtctgtctgtctctctcaagataaataaacttaaaacatttttttaagtaagtaacGTAACAGTTCTGAAATACCTCTTTAGCCGCCATCATCATGGCGCTTGGCATCTGCCTCTCTCGGTAGTTTCTCACTGAGATGTGTTTATTTCGAGGATATTCAGACACATGTCACAACTCACTGACTGGTGGGCTCATTACGGGCAGGGTCACAtctccatttccttgtttttggtTCTGCCAAGAATAATCACCCTGTAGGTCTGTTTCTGTGGGTAGCGGGGGCATGTTTGCAGGGACATCGAGGCCCGGGGACCATTGGAGCAGATTGCAGCGACATCCGTACCCCCATCCAGATTCCTGTGCGGCCCCCGGGGCCCGAGGGACGATGGCAGAGACGGTCCCCCTCGGCCGTCCACCTCTGCCTTCCAGAGGCTGCAGCAAGAGGGGGCCCCCCTCGTCCTTTCTGGGGTGACTCTTTCTGCTTCCCTGGTCCACAGAATAGCATCTGTGAAGAAATTTGGCTCCATATTTTTTTGTGCCCCCAGAATTTTTacattggggcgcccgggtggctcagtcggttgagcatccaactcttgatttcggctcagatcgtgacctcacggctcgtggggtggagccccgtgttggactctgctctgggtgtggagcctgcttgggattctctttctctgcctctctcccctgctcacacgctcctgccctctctctctaaaagaagaaaaataaaaataaaaaatttttattcatactGTTCAGATAGATCATTTAGCCAAACAGTTCCATAAACCCGATTCAACTCTACTTACCTTTGACCTCTAACCGTTGCCAAAACATTTGCCTGCAGTCCTAATGACACCACAGTCTACGGTACAGAATCTTCTTGTGTGTTGGCACTGAGCGCCCAGCACGGCCACCAGGCCACTGTGCCTGTTGACCGTCGGGGAGAGGGATGTGGGACAGACCCAACGCTgaggcacgtgtgtgtgtatttatgagagagagagacactggcAGCCCTCGTTCCTCTAAAAATGGTACGTGTTGCCATGCTTTGACGCAGAGGACCCACCTATGGCTTTTAATGTACCATAGGGGGTCTTATATTGCTTATTTTGCTATTAGCCATCTATTTGAAGGGTTTTCTATTAGAaggattttaggggcacctgggtgactcagttgagtgtccaacccttggtCTCAGCTCAcgccttgatctcagagttgagtccaggctccacattgggcccaacattgggcatgaagccttcttaaaaaagaagaattttaagtctgttttttggcAAGGGTCGGGATCTCGTTTCCTCTTCCTGGTGAGGCTGGTGTTCCTGTGCACCTGCACCCGTAGTTGGGTGAAGGTGGGGCTTTAACCTGGCTCGACCACTCGTGGGGAGCAGTTAGCAGAGCAGTCCCTGGGTCAGGGCAGACCCACCTCCCCATGCAGGGTTGTCCCCGAGCCCGTCAGCAGGCAGTGTGTGGCTGGGAGGGGCAAGGAGGTATTCCCACCCCTGGGCTGTGCCAggagcctgagcgggggaggcgGGGTGTGTTGGGGACCCAACAAGGCAGAAGCGTTGAGAAGCACAGCCGTCCTACCCGCCTGCCCGGCGAAGCTCAGTTTCAAAGCCCGCACGGAGTCCCCCGGGGTTTCAGGACTGGCGTCCGTGGTTTAGTGCAGCCAAGTCCCTGCACTCAGGTGTGGACGGTGACGGCTCCTGTTACGGTGCGTTCTGCCCAAGCATCTGTGCCTGGGGCAGGGCCCGCACACCGTGGGCACATGGTAGCTGTCTGTGGAGTGAGTGAGCGAATGAAGGGGTGGTGCCACGGAGCCTCATTCTGAACCAGCTAGGGTGGCTGCCATCACCCTCTCCAGCTGTTCGTAAGGTGATCACGGCTTGTGGAAGTTCCGTGACTGGCCCTGAGTGGGCGCACACCTCACTGTTTCTGACTTCTGGCACTTTCTAAGCCTTGTGTTGTCTGTGCGGCTTGCACTGTTCCTAGGGAAGTTAGCTGACACCCTGTTTTGAGAGGATCGGTGTGTCTTTATTCCCTTCCCGTGTTCTCTCCTCCCCCTGAAAGATGCTATGGCTCCCCCTTACCTCCTCCCAGAGGGGGCGGGACTACCGTATACGTGCTCATCTCCCACAGCCACCTGCAGAGGAGGCCTGCAGTCACGGAATGGCCaggccaccctctccctccccaggccctcgTCCCAAGAGGGCGGGAGACCCGGGTGGGGGATGCAGGCGGGCTGGGCTGGTCCTGGCGGATGGCCAGGAGCTCATGGACCCCCGTcatgtgggtccgagccccatggGTGGCCTGTACGTTCAGTAAGCCTACTGGGCCCCCTCCCAGCAGGCCCTTCAGAGCGGCCCCGGTCGCCACCTCGGCTGCCCTCGAGGGTCTTAGCTCTGGAGCAGCTGTGCGGGAGGCCCTATGTGTTACACGGAGCACCCGATGGCTTCCCGGTGCAGGACTCCGGGGGCCACACTGACGTCCCCAGAACCTTCTCCTTCAGCTTCTCGGGAGGGAAGCTCGGTTCCTGGTTGGACTTGCTCCTCAGCGTGTGCTCTCCCCGCTCGGTTGGGATTGCTGCTAggagtgaggggggtgggggggcgaggTGTGATGGTCCCGGCGGGCGCCTTGGTCTGTTCTCcttgggggctctgccctgagagagCAGGTTCGCAGATACCATGcagacccggggtggggggaggggtgtgctcACCCAAGCACATTCTCCAGTGATAattcctgcccatttctttataCGCCATACGTCCTTTCCTGCCCACCCGTAAAACTTGGACAGCATAGACGATGTAAACAGGTTCAGATACGTGACAGCGGGGTAGACGCATGTTGTTTTTTGCCGACGCGCATTCCTCCTGGCTTCCTTAGCCTGAGAGAGTCGAGCGGGGccgtccccaccccacacctgagCTCTGGCCCGGCAGCCACGCGCTCGATAGAGGCAGGCCTCCCACCCCAACTGGAAGCATCAGACCCAGGGCCTGCGGCTGGAAACCTTCGGGAAGGGGCTCGGCCAGGCTGGTGGGGCGGGAGCGGCTCTGCCAGCAGAGCCCCACAGAGACAGAGGCCACGCTGTGAGGGCTAGACGTGCACGGCACGGTCCACCTGCCGTTGGTAGGCGCGGGGCCGACGTGCGTCCACTGGCTTACGCTCCTTTGAGCCGGATCTGTGTATTGAATGTCCAGGATGTGACTGCTATGCCACTTCATCACCAATGGGCATCAGAACGCAGGGTTAAAGGCGTTCCGTCAATGAAGAGAAGCCGTGCGACCTCCGCGCACGTGGGTTATGGTTCGCTTTGGCGTGAGCAGTTCAGTTCAGATGACGGAACTTTATGTTTTCCTGCTGTGCCCAGACCCAGTGACCAAAGGTCCCTTAGTGGGATACCAGTTCAGACCAGCAGAGAGGTTAATTAGGGACCGTGGGATCTTTCTCCTCTCGGGAATTACTTCTTCACGCGTCATGCAGGGGGAAGCAGGTGAGAAATGACACCCCGTTGGAACGCATCCCTGCGCTCGCCCTCCGCTGCTCTGGTGCGTGCCGAATGTCGTTCCTCAGGCCTGCCGGAGATGATTCAGGCTGGCCGTCCCGGGCACCGTCTGGACGGCATTTGCTCGTGGTGATGGCACCGTCACGCTTGTGTGTCACGGGTCTGTTGGGTGCCTTTGTGGGTGATGAATGAACACAGCCGGTCTGACTGCCTTCTGCGCTTTGTGGATTTTCCTGCTGGAGCTTGGTGGAGGCTGCCGGGCCGGTGGGACTGTGAGTGTGTGCGGTATGCTTGCAGAGGTGGATCCAAAAGGGATAGCTTTTCCGGGGAGGGGGTGTTTTGAACTCAGAGTTAGAGCCTGGGCGTCCGAAATTTTCCTGGCACTTTGGGGCACGAGGCACACTTAGGCCGGGTGCAGATTTGAAGGGGCAGCAGTGCCGAGCTTTGAAGAGAAGGAAGCTTCCTTGGGCAGCGGGGAGGTGAGGCCAGCCCGGACGGTTAGCAGAAGCGCCCACAGCAAGTCTGTAGACTGGTCCGTGAGTCAACCCAAAGTTGCCTTCTTTTTCCGTGTGGTCATACATCGTCACGTGAGCAGAAAGGTTTCTGTGCACGTGAAATGTGAGAGAAGAACGCGGCCACGCAAGTAGATGTGATGGAGTGAGCCGTTTGTGTGATGGAATAAGCCATTTGATAATGGTCTGGAAAGCCTGCATCTGGTTCTGGATTTGTCTAGGGCCGCGGAGCCAGCAGTATTCCTTGTGGTTTCGGTTCTGCAGCTGTGCAAAATCACCACCTGATGAGCGGTAATAAGTCTGTCTAAACACACTTTGAAATCCTCACATGAGCGATGGTTCTGGGTTGTCCAGGTGCCTTCCAAAACAGCGGGTTGGTTTGCAGAAACACAGCCGGCCTTTCCAGGCTCGGGGAACATCCTGCTTATCATGTTTCAAAGAGCTTCGGGGTGTGAGTGCGCTGACCCGTCAGCAGAGAGGGCCCGGCTGTGCTCATCCCGCCCTGGAGGGCCCTGGAGAGAACTGCGCACAGCCCCGGTGGGTGAAGGTCATCGGACCGGTGCCCAGACCTCCccgaggatggggtggggggtggggcccgGGGCACTCCGTCAGGGCCACGGGCCAGGGGGCTTTCGGCCTCAGGCTTTCCACCCTGGACTGGAGTCCATTTCTTATGCGAACTTGGAGTAGGAACCTTTAAAGTGCTCTTTTCAGCTAGTAAGGCTGTTTGTCCTTAGATGACTGGCCATCCTCTTTAGGAGAATGGGTTTCTCAcaattaaaaactacaaaaacaaaaaaaaccaccccgACCTCGTAAATACGTTTTCTTGGATGAATTGGGGGTGGAGATGGTGgtgataattttattcttttttaaaatggtggCAAAACATACATGACGTGAAATTCACATCCTAACCGTTTCCAGGTCCCTGAGTCGGTGGGGTGGCTGTGCA
This window encodes:
- the CHST12 gene encoding carbohydrate sulfotransferase 12, which codes for MTKTRLFRLWLVLGSVFMVLLIIVYWDNVGTAHFYLHTSFPRPRPTPAQGAEKEFTADVDAFLQKLLSGGLKQSAPSGRRTEQPSVPASGRPVLSNAEESVRGYDWSARDAQQGPDPGGRQAERRSVLRGLCANASFVFPTKERSFDDIPNYELNHLIVDDRHGVIYCYVPKVACTNWKRVMIVLSESLLDRGAPYRDPLDIPREYVHNSSTHLTFNKFWRRYGKFSRHLMKIKLKKYTKFLFVRDPFVRLISAFRSKFQLENEEFYRKFAVPMLTMYANRTGLPSSVSEAFSAGLKVSFANFIQYLLDPRTEKLAPFNEHWRQVHRLCHPCQIDYDFVGKLETLDQDAAQLLRLLKVDKLLHFPPSYRNRTASSWEEGWFAPIPLAWRQQLYKLYEADFVLFGYPKPENLLRD